From the Sulfuricurvum sp. genome, one window contains:
- a CDS encoding 2-oxoacid:acceptor oxidoreductase family protein, with protein sequence MRHTIRFTGVGGQGVLLAGEIMAAAKIKLGGHGLKTATYTSQVRGGATVVDITLDDNEIFYPYANEGEIDFMLSVANVSYQQFKNGVKPGGIIVVEPNLVHPTEEDRQKWIIVEIPIITIAKEEVGNVITQSVVALGITNEFTGVLDPETLREVMLSKVPKKVHEVNNKAWALGIQYAKEAKAKLGM encoded by the coding sequence ATGAGACATACGATACGATTTACAGGCGTCGGTGGACAAGGGGTTCTCCTCGCCGGTGAGATTATGGCTGCGGCTAAAATCAAACTTGGCGGTCACGGGCTAAAAACAGCTACTTATACCTCACAAGTTCGCGGTGGAGCAACGGTTGTTGATATCACTTTGGATGATAATGAAATTTTCTATCCGTATGCCAATGAGGGTGAAATTGATTTCATGCTCTCTGTTGCCAACGTGAGTTACCAACAATTCAAAAACGGTGTAAAACCGGGCGGAATCATCGTTGTTGAGCCAAACTTGGTTCACCCAACCGAAGAAGACCGTCAAAAATGGATTATCGTTGAGATCCCTATCATTACGATTGCGAAAGAGGAAGTTGGAAACGTTATTACTCAATCCGTCGTTGCTTTGGGTATCACTAACGAATTCACAGGCGTTCTTGATCCTGAAACACTTCGCGAAGTAATGCTTTCAAAAGTTCCGAAAAAAGTACACGAAGTAAACAACAAAGCTTGGGCATTGGGTATCCAATACGCAAAAGAAGCAAAAGCAAAACTCGGAATGTAA
- a CDS encoding 2-oxoglutarate synthase subunit alpha, with protein sequence MAREVISTGNELAAHAAFDAGCMFFGGYPITPSSEVMHEMSDLLPTVGGKFIQMEDEIAGISVALGASMAGTKSMTATSGPGISLKSEQIGLAFIAEVPLVIVNVMRGGPSTGLPTRVSQADIGQAQYPTHGDYASITLCAGSLEECYTQTVRGFNLAEKYMTPVFVLLDETVGHMHGKAVLPDLEEVKSKIVNRKRFDGKPEDYRPYDVPMNEAAVLNPMFEGYRFHFTGLHHGPTGFPTEDAAQCQFNIERLVGKINTVALENDGLDDEADYEEFMLDDAEVCLIAYGSISRGAKEAVAKLRADGIKAGLFRPITLWPSPVKKLQEIGQKFDKIFVTELNMGQYLREVERVTHRNDFTTLLKANGRPIAPLEMVAKVKEMF encoded by the coding sequence ATGGCAAGAGAAGTAATCTCTACGGGGAATGAATTAGCAGCGCATGCGGCATTTGATGCCGGATGTATGTTTTTTGGAGGATATCCGATTACTCCATCTTCGGAAGTAATGCACGAGATGTCTGATCTTCTACCGACTGTCGGTGGAAAATTTATCCAAATGGAAGACGAAATTGCAGGAATATCAGTAGCACTTGGTGCATCAATGGCGGGAACAAAATCGATGACAGCAACCTCTGGACCGGGGATCTCTTTGAAATCAGAGCAAATCGGTTTGGCGTTTATCGCTGAAGTTCCTCTCGTTATCGTTAACGTTATGCGTGGAGGCCCATCAACTGGTCTTCCGACACGTGTATCTCAAGCGGATATCGGTCAAGCACAATACCCGACTCACGGTGACTATGCTTCGATTACGTTGTGTGCAGGATCACTCGAAGAGTGTTATACCCAAACCGTTCGCGGATTCAACTTGGCTGAAAAATACATGACTCCGGTATTTGTCCTTTTGGATGAGACGGTTGGCCACATGCACGGAAAAGCGGTTCTCCCTGATCTCGAAGAGGTAAAATCCAAAATCGTTAATCGCAAACGTTTCGATGGTAAACCGGAAGATTATCGCCCATACGATGTTCCTATGAACGAAGCGGCAGTCCTCAACCCAATGTTCGAAGGATACCGCTTCCACTTTACTGGTCTACATCATGGACCAACAGGTTTCCCGACAGAAGATGCAGCACAATGTCAATTTAACATTGAGCGCCTTGTTGGTAAAATTAATACTGTAGCACTTGAAAATGACGGTTTGGATGATGAAGCCGATTACGAAGAGTTTATGCTTGATGATGCTGAAGTGTGTTTGATTGCGTATGGTAGTATCTCTCGCGGTGCGAAAGAAGCGGTAGCAAAACTACGTGCAGACGGTATCAAAGCAGGTCTTTTCCGTCCAATCACTTTGTGGCCGAGTCCGGTGAAAAAACTTCAAGAAATTGGACAAAAATTTGACAAAATTTTTGTAACTGAGCTTAATATGGGTCAATATCTTAGAGAAGTTGAGCGTGTTACGCACCGTAATGATTTTACGACGTTGCTAAAAGCAAACGGTCGCCCAATTGCACCACTTGAAATGGTTGCAAAAGTTAAGGAGATGTTCTAA
- a CDS encoding class II SORL domain-containing protein has translation MPTINRYVDIDTVERESRKDYIDRHSPFIHCDTTAKAGEVLAVTVKMGNEYSHPDDFDHYIANMSLYNGETLIARADFIAGMLGGQGMKGHATVTFNIVASGKKMKLVAQSYCTKHGVWESTPVEVDVAE, from the coding sequence ATGCCAACAATCAATCGTTATGTCGATATCGACACAGTAGAACGCGAATCACGAAAAGATTACATCGACCGACACTCACCGTTTATCCACTGTGATACTACTGCAAAAGCAGGTGAAGTTTTAGCTGTAACTGTAAAAATGGGTAACGAATATTCTCATCCGGATGATTTCGATCACTACATCGCAAATATGTCATTGTACAACGGTGAAACGCTCATCGCTCGTGCTGATTTCATCGCAGGTATGCTCGGCGGTCAAGGGATGAAAGGTCATGCTACCGTAACATTCAATATCGTTGCTAGCGGTAAAAAAATGAAACTTGTAGCCCAAAGCTACTGTACAAAACATGGTGTTTGGGAATCAACACCTGTCGAAGTTGACGTAGCAGAATAA
- a CDS encoding 2-oxoglutarate ferredoxin oxidoreductase subunit beta: protein MAFNYDQYLRVDKMPTLWCWGCGDGVILKSVIRAIDKMGWDMDKVCVVSGIGCSGRFSSYINCNTVHTTHGRTIPYATGIKLTRPDAHVIVVAGDGDGLAIGGNHMIHGCRRNIDLNFILINNFIYGLTNSQISPTTPQGMWCVSAQNGNIDPTFDACKLAIGAGASFVARETMLDPKKLEKVLVKGFSHKGFSFFDIMSNCHINLGRKNKMANAMENLAWIDSITVSLKKWETLPPEEQMNKFPTGVLREVEQAEYCDMYEMVIASAQGKRGKITQDDFAKKI from the coding sequence ATGGCTTTTAATTATGATCAATATTTACGTGTAGACAAAATGCCGACACTTTGGTGTTGGGGCTGTGGTGATGGTGTAATCCTTAAATCGGTTATCCGTGCTATCGATAAAATGGGTTGGGATATGGACAAAGTGTGTGTTGTATCAGGTATCGGATGTTCTGGACGTTTTAGTTCATACATCAACTGTAACACGGTTCACACTACACATGGGCGTACTATTCCCTACGCTACGGGTATTAAATTAACTCGTCCTGATGCACATGTTATCGTTGTTGCCGGAGATGGTGATGGTTTGGCAATCGGTGGGAATCATATGATTCACGGATGCCGTCGTAATATCGATTTGAACTTTATCCTTATCAATAACTTCATTTACGGTTTGACTAACTCTCAAATCTCTCCGACAACTCCACAAGGTATGTGGTGTGTATCGGCACAAAACGGTAACATTGATCCAACATTCGATGCGTGTAAACTCGCTATCGGTGCAGGTGCTTCATTCGTAGCGCGTGAGACGATGCTTGATCCGAAAAAACTTGAAAAAGTATTGGTAAAAGGGTTCTCTCATAAAGGGTTCTCATTCTTCGACATTATGTCTAACTGCCATATCAACCTTGGTCGTAAAAACAAAATGGCAAATGCAATGGAAAACCTTGCATGGATCGACAGTATCACCGTTTCTTTGAAAAAATGGGAAACACTTCCACCGGAAGAGCAAATGAACAAATTCCCTACGGGTGTATTGCGTGAAGTGGAACAAGCAGAGTACTGTGATATGTACGAGATGGTTATTGCTTCCGCTCAAGGTAAACGCGGCAAAATTACGCAAGACGACTTTGCGAAAAAAATCTAA
- a CDS encoding 4Fe-4S dicluster domain-containing protein, with product MFKTINPGNVPVWVNTDNCKACDICVSVCPSGVLGMRYDKTSTLGAMISINHPESCIGCNECELSCPDFAIYVADKADFKFAKLTDDAKARQAAVIANNYMSLDVVGAK from the coding sequence ATGTTTAAAACAATCAATCCTGGTAATGTTCCTGTGTGGGTCAATACTGATAACTGTAAAGCGTGTGATATTTGTGTATCCGTATGTCCATCGGGCGTTTTGGGTATGCGTTATGATAAAACATCCACATTGGGTGCGATGATTTCTATCAATCACCCTGAAAGCTGTATCGGCTGTAATGAGTGTGAGTTATCATGCCCTGATTTTGCAATCTATGTTGCAGACAAAGCGGATTTTAAATTTGCAAAGCTAACCGATGATGCAAAAGCACGTCAAGCAGCTGTTATTGCAAATAATTATATGTCTTTAGACGTTGTAGGAGCTAAATAA
- a CDS encoding citrate synthase yields MDTVTLTDNRTGKSYEFSILPSTLGADVIDVRTLYKDTGFFTYDPGFTSTASCSSAITYIDGEKGELRYRGYDISDLATKKSYLDVAYLLLTGKLPNEKERAEFDIELRKRSFIHEGLKRLFDAFPDKAHPMAMMSSAVSALSTFYFEHLSVDNDEEAQIMARRIIAKIPTLAAFTHRRMFGIPYVYPDIERPFTENFLYMLRAYPGENLEIRDVEIKALDTILTLHADHEQNASTSTVRAVASTGAHPYAALSAGINALWGRAHGGANESVIAQLEFIGHIDNVDAFIERAKDPNDEFKLMGFGHRVYKNFDPRAKILKALLDQLKDELGVNNELLKIAEKIEQIALNDEYFIKRKLYPNIDFYSGLILTALKIPKTMFTIIFVIGRSVGWITQWIELKKDPEMKIARPRQRYIGEVKKGI; encoded by the coding sequence ATGGATACCGTTACTCTCACCGACAATCGTACTGGCAAAAGTTATGAGTTTTCAATCTTACCTTCAACTTTAGGTGCTGATGTTATTGATGTCCGTACACTTTACAAAGATACGGGATTTTTTACCTATGATCCCGGTTTTACATCAACTGCGAGTTGCAGTTCAGCGATTACCTATATCGATGGTGAAAAGGGTGAATTACGGTATCGAGGCTATGATATCAGTGATCTTGCTACGAAAAAGAGTTATTTGGATGTTGCGTATTTGTTATTAACAGGAAAACTTCCGAATGAAAAAGAGCGGGCAGAGTTTGATATTGAGTTGCGTAAACGATCGTTTATCCATGAGGGGTTAAAGCGTCTTTTTGATGCTTTTCCGGATAAAGCCCATCCAATGGCAATGATGTCTTCGGCGGTTTCGGCTCTCTCTACCTTTTATTTCGAGCATTTAAGTGTTGATAACGATGAAGAGGCTCAGATTATGGCGCGTCGTATTATCGCCAAGATTCCGACGTTGGCGGCTTTTACTCATCGTCGAATGTTTGGAATCCCTTATGTTTACCCCGATATTGAAAGACCGTTTACAGAAAATTTTCTCTACATGTTACGCGCTTATCCGGGTGAAAATTTGGAGATACGGGATGTGGAGATTAAAGCTCTCGATACTATTTTAACGCTCCATGCGGATCATGAGCAAAATGCCTCTACCTCGACGGTGCGTGCCGTAGCATCGACGGGAGCACACCCTTATGCGGCACTTTCAGCAGGTATAAATGCACTGTGGGGGAGGGCGCATGGGGGTGCCAATGAATCAGTAATAGCCCAACTCGAATTTATCGGGCATATCGATAATGTGGATGCTTTTATCGAGCGTGCGAAAGATCCAAATGATGAGTTTAAACTGATGGGATTCGGGCATCGAGTTTATAAGAATTTCGATCCGCGCGCTAAAATTCTTAAAGCGCTCCTTGATCAGCTCAAAGATGAATTGGGTGTCAATAACGAACTTCTCAAAATCGCCGAAAAGATTGAACAAATTGCCTTAAATGATGAGTATTTTATCAAAAGAAAACTCTACCCAAATATCGATTTTTACTCAGGATTGATTTTGACTGCTTTAAAAATTCCCAAAACGATGTTTACGATTATCTTTGTCATCGGACGTTCTGTGGGATGGATTACCCAATGGATAGAGCTAAAAAAAGACCCTGAGATGAAGATAGCACGTCCACGACAACGCTACATCGGTGAAGTAAAAAAAGGGATATAG
- the sucC gene encoding ADP-forming succinate--CoA ligase subunit beta, with protein sequence MNIHEYQAKELFKKYNVPTLRGHIVFTPDEAVKAAQELGGNIWVVKAQIHAGGRGLGGGVKLAKSTSEVREMAAQILGMQLVTHQTGPEGKLVQKVYIEEGADIKKEYYLGLLLDRALEMPIMMASTEGGMAIEEVAHNTPEKIIKVSIDPLTGFQSFHGRKLAFGLGLPTEEINTFIKFASALYKVYMDHDAEMIEINPLVKTGDGKFLALDAKMGFDNNALYRQDQVREMRDLSEEEPTEIEADKYGLSYIKLDGNVGCMVNGAGLAMGTMDTINYEGGRPANFLDVGGSASAETVAKGFDIILKDPNVKAIFVNIFGGIVRCDRVANGIIEATKITNVNVPVIVRLDGTNAIEAAEILNNAGIANIVAATDLADGARKAVAAAKGE encoded by the coding sequence ATGAATATACATGAATATCAAGCAAAAGAGTTATTCAAAAAATACAATGTACCAACTTTACGTGGTCATATTGTGTTTACACCCGATGAGGCGGTAAAAGCAGCACAAGAGCTCGGTGGAAATATTTGGGTTGTAAAAGCTCAAATTCATGCCGGTGGACGAGGATTGGGTGGTGGGGTTAAACTTGCCAAATCAACCAGTGAAGTACGTGAAATGGCAGCTCAAATTTTGGGTATGCAACTTGTAACACACCAAACCGGACCAGAAGGTAAATTGGTACAAAAAGTATACATTGAAGAGGGTGCTGACATCAAAAAAGAGTACTATCTTGGTCTCTTGCTTGATCGTGCGTTAGAGATGCCGATCATGATGGCTTCAACAGAGGGTGGTATGGCAATTGAAGAGGTTGCTCATAATACTCCTGAGAAAATTATCAAAGTTTCAATCGATCCATTGACAGGATTTCAATCTTTCCACGGTCGTAAATTAGCATTCGGCTTGGGTCTTCCAACTGAAGAGATTAATACATTTATTAAATTTGCTTCTGCACTCTATAAAGTGTATATGGATCATGATGCTGAGATGATCGAGATCAATCCATTGGTTAAAACAGGTGATGGAAAATTCTTGGCACTTGATGCAAAAATGGGTTTTGATAACAATGCTCTCTATCGTCAAGATCAAGTTCGTGAAATGCGCGATTTAAGTGAAGAAGAACCGACTGAGATTGAAGCAGATAAATACGGTTTAAGTTACATCAAGCTTGATGGAAATGTCGGTTGTATGGTTAACGGTGCCGGTCTTGCTATGGGAACCATGGATACCATCAACTACGAAGGTGGCCGTCCGGCTAACTTCTTGGATGTCGGTGGTTCTGCGAGTGCGGAAACAGTAGCTAAAGGGTTTGATATCATCCTTAAAGATCCAAATGTTAAAGCGATTTTCGTAAACATTTTCGGTGGAATTGTACGTTGTGACCGTGTTGCTAACGGGATTATCGAAGCGACAAAAATCACCAATGTTAACGTTCCGGTTATCGTACGACTTGACGGAACAAACGCTATCGAAGCGGCAGAAATTTTAAACAATGCAGGTATTGCTAATATTGTAGCAGCGACTGATCTTGCAGACGGTGCACGCAAAGCCGTTGCAGCAGCGAAAGGAGAATAA
- a CDS encoding type II toxin-antitoxin system Phd/YefM family antitoxin — protein sequence MQTIEAEKFKNNFFNILHLVQKEGKSFIISHGKNHKKVAMIIPCNPYIENQEERKFGLYKNKGSFRFNNDFCMCEEELLAI from the coding sequence ATGCAAACGATAGAAGCAGAGAAATTTAAAAATAATTTTTTCAATATTTTGCATTTGGTTCAAAAAGAGGGAAAAAGCTTTATCATTTCACATGGAAAAAACCATAAAAAAGTAGCAATGATAATCCCTTGCAACCCCTATATTGAGAATCAAGAAGAGCGTAAATTTGGTTTGTACAAAAACAAAGGTAGCTTCCGTTTCAATAATGATTTTTGTATGTGCGAAGAGGAACTTTTAGCCATATGA
- the sucD gene encoding succinate--CoA ligase subunit alpha, which translates to MSILVNKDTKVIVQGFTGKEGTFHAEQCLAYGTKIVGGVTPGKGGQEHLGQPVFNTVAEAVASTGATVSMIFVPPAFVSDAVMEAADAGISLAVIITEGAPVKDMMFAKAYAVKKDMMTIGPNCPGIITADECKIGIMPGFIFKKGNIGLISKSGTLTYESANQVVKEGFGITTAVGIGGDPIIGLSYKQLLPMFEADPETKAIVMIGEIGGDLEIQAAAYIKEHITKPVVAFIAGQTAPAGKRMGHAGAIISGGAGTAAEKMAALEAAGVKVVVSPADIGKAISEVMAKL; encoded by the coding sequence ATGTCAATTTTGGTTAACAAAGACACAAAAGTTATCGTTCAAGGTTTTACAGGAAAAGAGGGTACATTCCACGCTGAGCAATGTTTAGCATACGGAACCAAAATCGTTGGTGGTGTAACACCGGGTAAAGGTGGCCAAGAACACCTTGGTCAACCCGTGTTTAATACCGTAGCTGAAGCAGTAGCTTCTACGGGTGCAACCGTATCAATGATTTTCGTTCCACCCGCTTTCGTTTCCGATGCGGTCATGGAAGCAGCCGATGCAGGGATTAGTCTCGCGGTTATCATTACCGAAGGTGCTCCTGTCAAAGATATGATGTTTGCAAAAGCGTATGCAGTTAAAAAAGATATGATGACTATCGGGCCAAACTGTCCGGGTATTATTACCGCTGATGAGTGTAAAATTGGAATTATGCCGGGCTTCATTTTCAAAAAAGGGAACATCGGTCTTATCTCTAAATCAGGGACATTGACCTATGAATCCGCGAACCAAGTCGTTAAAGAGGGATTCGGTATCACGACAGCAGTCGGTATCGGCGGTGACCCGATTATCGGTTTGAGCTACAAACAATTGTTACCGATGTTCGAAGCAGACCCTGAAACCAAAGCAATCGTTATGATCGGTGAGATCGGTGGAGATTTGGAGATTCAAGCAGCGGCATACATCAAAGAACACATCACGAAACCGGTTGTAGCATTCATTGCAGGTCAAACTGCTCCAGCTGGAAAACGTATGGGTCACGCAGGTGCTATTATCTCCGGTGGTGCAGGTACGGCGGCTGAGAAAATGGCAGCGTTGGAAGCAGCAGGGGTAAAAGTCGTTGTCTCTCCGGCGGATATCGGTAAAGCGATTTCTGAGGTTATGGCAAAGTTATGA
- a CDS encoding heavy metal-associated domain-containing protein, whose product MIQTFEVANVRCGGCANTITKALQEAGFTGVNVDLTCEPRKVTVEAVDEAQLAHFKEILRKLGYPLSTEENGAGLKVKSFVSCAVGKFTTLNDAE is encoded by the coding sequence ATGATTCAGACCTTTGAAGTAGCCAATGTACGTTGTGGTGGGTGTGCAAACACTATCACAAAAGCACTTCAAGAAGCTGGTTTTACAGGGGTCAATGTTGACCTCACGTGCGAGCCACGCAAAGTAACAGTAGAAGCTGTTGACGAGGCGCAATTAGCACATTTTAAAGAAATATTAAGAAAGCTCGGTTATCCTCTTTCTACTGAGGAAAACGGTGCGGGTTTAAAAGTCAAGAGCTTCGTCTCTTGTGCTGTAGGTAAATTTACTACGTTAAATGATGCCGAATAA
- the fumC gene encoding class II fumarate hydratase, which yields MSFRVEKDTMGEIRVPNDTYWGAQTQRSLENFQIGEEKMPYEITRAFSLLKKAVALVNCDLGMLSREKADAIAQAADEMLAGKLDAHYPLVVWQTGSGTQSNMNNNEVLASRATEILGGDFRTQKLVHPNDDVNKSQSSNDTYPTALHVASVIAVETRLLPAIAALRATLDAKAVEFNSIVKIGRTHLQDATPLTLGQEISGWVEMLNKCEKMAKDSLESVRELALGGTAVGTGLNAHPELGARVAAKLTELTGHQFVTAPNKFHALTSHDALVFAHGALKALAADMMKIANDVRWLASGPRCGIGEITIPENEPGSSIMPGKVNPTQSEAVTMVTCQVMGNDACIGFAASQGNFELNVFKPVIAYNFLQSVRLLADSMNSFNDNCAVGIEPVRDQIDHYLNNSLMLVTALNPYIGYENAAKIAKTAHKENSTLKETAIKLGLLTAEEFDKYVIPEEMTRPIA from the coding sequence ATGAGTTTTCGCGTAGAAAAAGACACAATGGGGGAGATTCGGGTTCCGAATGATACCTACTGGGGAGCGCAAACACAGCGTTCATTGGAAAATTTCCAAATCGGTGAAGAGAAAATGCCGTATGAAATCACCCGTGCATTTTCCCTTTTGAAAAAAGCGGTTGCGTTGGTTAACTGTGATTTGGGAATGCTATCTCGTGAGAAAGCAGATGCAATTGCTCAAGCGGCGGATGAGATGTTGGCAGGGAAACTCGATGCACATTATCCACTTGTGGTTTGGCAAACAGGTTCAGGTACCCAATCAAACATGAACAACAACGAAGTGTTAGCATCACGTGCTACTGAGATTTTGGGCGGTGATTTCCGTACACAAAAATTGGTTCACCCGAACGATGATGTAAACAAATCTCAAAGCTCAAACGACACTTATCCAACAGCATTGCACGTTGCATCGGTTATTGCGGTTGAAACACGTCTTCTCCCTGCTATTGCTGCGTTACGTGCAACATTGGATGCAAAAGCCGTTGAGTTTAACAGCATTGTTAAAATCGGGCGCACACATTTACAAGATGCTACTCCGCTTACCCTTGGTCAAGAGATTAGCGGTTGGGTTGAAATGCTTAACAAATGTGAAAAAATGGCGAAAGACTCTCTTGAATCGGTACGTGAATTAGCCCTCGGCGGTACAGCTGTTGGAACTGGATTGAATGCTCATCCAGAATTAGGAGCACGCGTTGCAGCAAAATTGACTGAACTTACAGGTCATCAATTCGTAACTGCACCAAATAAATTTCATGCATTGACAAGCCATGATGCACTCGTGTTTGCACATGGTGCACTAAAAGCACTTGCAGCGGATATGATGAAAATTGCAAACGATGTTCGTTGGCTTGCATCTGGTCCACGTTGCGGTATCGGCGAAATCACTATTCCTGAAAACGAACCAGGCTCATCTATTATGCCGGGTAAAGTTAATCCGACACAATCAGAAGCAGTAACGATGGTAACCTGTCAAGTTATGGGTAACGATGCGTGTATCGGTTTTGCGGCAAGCCAAGGTAATTTTGAACTTAACGTATTTAAACCGGTTATCGCGTATAACTTCTTACAATCTGTTCGTTTGTTGGCGGATTCTATGAATTCATTTAATGACAATTGTGCAGTAGGAATTGAACCTGTACGTGATCAAATTGATCATTACCTCAATAACTCATTAATGCTGGTTACGGCTCTTAACCCGTACATCGGATATGAAAATGCGGCAAAAATTGCCAAAACAGCACACAAAGAGAACTCAACATTGAAAGAGACCGCTATTAAGCTTGGTCTCCTCACTGCCGAAGAGTTCGATAAATACGTCATCCCTGAAGAGATGACAAGACCTATAGCGTAA
- a CDS encoding YaiI/YqxD family protein — MKILVDADAFPNVLKEILLRAVLKRQITTIFIANKRISIPDAHYVSMKIVAQGPDEADHRIAEVCEAGDLVITADIPLADRIVTKGGVGLDPRGTIYDENNIKHLLAMRNLMEELRNSGEITGGPSAIGAKSVREFADGLNKILSKQIKN; from the coding sequence ATGAAAATACTGGTCGATGCTGATGCCTTTCCAAATGTTCTTAAAGAGATTCTCCTTCGTGCCGTTCTCAAACGTCAAATAACTACCATTTTTATTGCCAACAAGCGGATTAGTATCCCTGATGCGCACTATGTTTCGATGAAAATAGTTGCCCAAGGACCCGATGAGGCAGATCACCGTATCGCAGAAGTATGTGAAGCAGGTGATTTGGTAATAACGGCTGATATTCCTCTGGCTGATCGTATCGTGACCAAAGGTGGTGTAGGGTTAGATCCTCGTGGGACGATTTACGATGAGAACAACATCAAACATCTTCTTGCGATGCGTAATCTGATGGAAGAACTCCGCAACAGCGGAGAAATTACCGGAGGACCTTCGGCGATAGGGGCTAAGAGTGTGAGAGAATTCGCCGATGGGCTGAATAAAATACTCTCAAAACAAATCAAAAATTAG